Genomic DNA from Nocardioides aquaticus:
GAGGAGATCGGCATCGGCGACGTCGAGGCCGCGTTCGACAAGATGCACGGCGGCGACGTCCTGCGCTCGGTCGTGATCCTCTGATGGCCGGCACCGTCCGCGTCGACCACGCCGTGTCCAGCGGCACCTTCAGCCTCGACGGGGAGACCCACCAGGTCGACAACAACCTGTGGGTCGTCGGCGACGACACCGAGTGCGTCGTGATCGACGCCCCGCACTCCGTCGACGACGTGATGGCCCTGGTCGGCGACCGTGCGGTCAAGGCGATCGTGCTCACCCACGCCCACGACGACCACTGCCGGGTCGCCCCCGCGCTGCGGGAGCGGGTCGCCGCACCGATCATGCTGCACCCCGACGAGCGGCCCCTGTGGGAGCTGACGCACGGTGGTCCGGACGACGCCGACGGCTACCTCTGGGACCTCGACCTGGCCGACGGCGCCGTCGTCGAGGTCGCCGGCACCCGCCTCGAGGTGCTGCACACGCCGGGCCACTCGCCCGGTGCGGTCTGCCTCCACGCTCCCGACCTCGGCTGCGTCTTCAGCGGTGACACGCTCTTCCAGGGTGGTCCGGGCGCGACCGGACGCTCCTACAGTGACGCGGACGTCATCGTGGAGTCGATCCGGACCCGTCTGCTCGCCCTCCCCGACGACACCGTGGTCCACACCGGCCACGGCCCCGACACGTCGATCGGGGCGGAGCGAGCAGGAGTCAGTCATGGGGACAGCACCACCTGAGGCCAGCCGGACGAGCCTCCACGCGCAGTACTGGGACGCGCTCGTCGCCGCCGACCGCTTCGCCGCCCTGCGCGCCGTCAAGGCGCTGAAGGACGGCGGCTGCTCCACCGCCGAGCTGCTCGACGACCTCGTCGTGCCGGCCCAGCAGCGGATCGGCGACCTGTGGGTCAGCGGCGAGTGGGGCGTGGCGCAGGAGCACGCCGCCACCGCCGTGAACGAGGGCCTCGTGCACTGGCTCTGCTCCTTCAGCGCGCCCCCCTCGGAGGA
This window encodes:
- a CDS encoding MBL fold metallo-hydrolase; the protein is MAGTVRVDHAVSSGTFSLDGETHQVDNNLWVVGDDTECVVIDAPHSVDDVMALVGDRAVKAIVLTHAHDDHCRVAPALRERVAAPIMLHPDERPLWELTHGGPDDADGYLWDLDLADGAVVEVAGTRLEVLHTPGHSPGAVCLHAPDLGCVFSGDTLFQGGPGATGRSYSDADVIVESIRTRLLALPDDTVVHTGHGPDTSIGAERAGVSHGDSTT